From Paenarthrobacter sp. A20:
CTTTTCCCAGCCCTTCGATCAACACTCGCGACAGGCGGTCACCGCGGTGATGTGGAGGCTTCCATACTCTGCCAACGGGTGCTCGTCGACGCCGGCAACCACGGAGTCGCGAGCACCGGAGAATCCCAAGGAGAGCTGCTCGGCAGACTCCAGGAGATGGCCCATCTCCCGCTCAGCCTGCCGCAACTGGCTGCTGCATTGAAGGTTTCCGTTTCCGAACTCCGGCATTCGGTCCAGGCAGCCACCGGCGTGGGCCCTAAAGAGCTCATCATCCAACTCCGGATGTCACGCGCCCAATCGCTCCTGGCCGACACAGCCCTGCCCGTGCAGAGGATCGCGTCACTGACCGGTTATGACGATCCCGCCTACTTCAGCCGACTCTTTACCAGGAAGACCGGCTATTCACCGAGCCAGTTCCGGCGCGTGCACCACAGGGAAGCGCCGCACTGACCGAACGGCCTCCCACACATCGAATGTCTGAAAATGTTCGAATCATGGATTTCCCGCCCCCAGGCTGAAACCCTGAATGAAGTGCACAGGACGTATCCGGAACGCCCCTGGCGGCACCAAACCACCCCACGATATATGCCCCACGGGATACTCAATGAGGAGATCTTCCATGTCCACATTCGCCATCAATCGTCGTCAGTTGCTGCAGACCGGGGGCGTCGGCGGACTCGCCGTAGCACTGTCAGCAATGTCCTCCGGCGCTGCCCAGGCCGCACCGAAAAAGCAAACCGCAGGCGTCCCGCATATCACCGACCTTGGACCCGCCGTCGTTCAGTTTTCCCTGATGAGTTCGCTGCTGGTGGGCGACACCGTCTACATCGGGTCCCGCAACCTCAACCCTGTGCGTATCATCGGGTTC
This genomic window contains:
- a CDS encoding AraC family transcriptional regulator translates to MDDWSTYRHPGSPLRNLGLACLGAGEQSGTLPSFSGRTLSSHAMVLVSEGSGHFSVDGRRYTVQAPAIIWLFPGVSHGYGPGPAGWKEHWVLFTGPTARALEELGCFARDRPMVELDASSDARPAEALGLFPALRSTLATGGHRGDVEASILCQRVLVDAGNHGVASTGESQGELLGRLQEMAHLPLSLPQLAAALKVSVSELRHSVQAATGVGPKELIIQLRMSRAQSLLADTALPVQRIASLTGYDDPAYFSRLFTRKTGYSPSQFRRVHHREAPH